The Sphingopyxis sp. CCNWLW2 genome contains the following window.
TATGAGTTTGACCGCAGACCTCTTCTGGTCCTTTCGCTCGCCGTACAGCTACCTCGCTATCGGCCGTTATCGCGCGCTCGCCGCCAGCCACGATCTGACGATCAACCTGCGCCCGGTCTATCCGCTTGCGATCCGCCAGCCCGACTTCTTCGAGCGCAACCATCCCAATTGGCTAAGCTATACGGTGCGCGACATGATCCGGGTCGCGCAGTTTCATGGCATCCCCTTTGGCCCCCCGCGCCCCGATCCGATCGTGCAGGACATCGCGACCCGCGCGATCGCGGCCGAGCAACCTTATATCTATCGCCTGACGCGGCTCGGGCAGGCGGCGTCGCGGCGCGGCAAGGGACTTGGTTTTGCGCATGAAGCGGCACAGCTCATCTGGGGCGGGGCGCAGGACTGGCACCTCGGCGATCATCTGGCGGGCGCTGCGAAACGCGCCGGCCTCGACCTCTCCGAGCTCGACGCCGAAGCGGTGAGTGAGGCCGAACTGCTCGATAACGAGATTGCGGCGAACCAGGTCGCGCTCGAGATTGCCGGCCATTGGGGCGTGCCGACTCTGGTATTCGACGGCGAGCCCTTCTTCGGGCAGGACCGGATCGAAATGGCGAAATGGCGCATGGAGCAAAAGGGCTTGCGCCCGCGCTGATCGGCGCTTGCCGAACCGGGCGCGATGGGCGCATAGCGCGGCGCATGACGAACGAACCCCAATATTTCGAA
Protein-coding sequences here:
- a CDS encoding 2-hydroxychromene-2-carboxylate isomerase; this encodes MSLTADLFWSFRSPYSYLAIGRYRALAASHDLTINLRPVYPLAIRQPDFFERNHPNWLSYTVRDMIRVAQFHGIPFGPPRPDPIVQDIATRAIAAEQPYIYRLTRLGQAASRRGKGLGFAHEAAQLIWGGAQDWHLGDHLAGAAKRAGLDLSELDAEAVSEAELLDNEIAANQVALEIAGHWGVPTLVFDGEPFFGQDRIEMAKWRMEQKGLRPR